A stretch of Candidatus Palauibacter scopulicola DNA encodes these proteins:
- a CDS encoding sce7726 family protein, with protein MTEAGTSPETRERPFRDAEVRSELRKYLQGETSPYRNMVLIEELGLCQGLARIDLLTVSGVLHGYEIKSSRDRLTRLASQAATYNRVLDRVTLVVCRRHVEAALQLVPTWWGVLLAHGSAEAVSLSQIRPAGKNPDQDPRALVELLWRDEALELLAHHNAAAGVRSKPRPAVWDRVCEVLEPTEIQSAVRSRLKTRRARATPA; from the coding sequence GTGACCGAAGCGGGTACCAGTCCCGAGACCCGGGAACGCCCCTTCCGAGACGCCGAGGTACGCTCGGAGCTTCGGAAGTATCTGCAGGGAGAGACGTCGCCATACCGGAACATGGTCTTGATCGAGGAGTTGGGGCTCTGCCAAGGCCTCGCTCGAATCGACCTGCTGACGGTGAGCGGCGTGCTTCACGGCTACGAGATTAAGTCTAGTCGAGATCGGCTGACTCGGTTGGCGTCGCAGGCCGCAACGTACAATCGAGTGCTGGACCGCGTTACGCTTGTCGTCTGCCGGCGGCATGTCGAGGCCGCCCTCCAACTCGTCCCCACGTGGTGGGGGGTGCTCCTGGCTCACGGCAGCGCCGAGGCTGTCTCGCTTTCCCAGATTCGTCCCGCCGGTAAGAACCCCGACCAGGATCCACGAGCGTTGGTCGAGTTGCTTTGGCGCGACGAGGCCCTGGAGTTGCTCGCGCACCACAACGCAGCGGCAGGCGTGCGAAGCAAGCCGAGACCGGCGGTGTGGGACCGCGTATGCGAAGTCCTCGAACCGACCGAGATTCAGTCTGCGGTCCGATCCCGCCTCAAGACCCGGAGAGCGCGCGCAACGCCTGCGTGA